A single window of Synechococcus sp. CBW1004 DNA harbors:
- the fabG gene encoding 3-oxoacyl-[acyl-carrier-protein] reductase, whose product MPPPPSDASHSSAQGKVALVTGAGRGIGRAIAEALAAAGFTVVVNYASSEQAASEVVAAIEAAGGQAWSHRADVADEVQVEAMVRAVLEREGRIDVLVNNAGITRDGLLMRMKTADWQSVIDLNLTGVFLCTRAVSKPMLKARSGRIINITSVVALMGNAGQANYSAAKAGLLGLTRSNAAEFASRGVTVNAVAPGFIESDMTAELDKEPILAAIPLGRMGSAAEVAGAVRFLAADPAAAYITGQVLQVDGGMVMR is encoded by the coding sequence ATGCCCCCCCCGCCCTCCGATGCGTCCCACTCCAGCGCCCAGGGCAAGGTGGCCCTGGTCACAGGGGCCGGCCGCGGCATCGGCCGGGCCATCGCCGAAGCCCTGGCGGCGGCTGGATTCACGGTGGTGGTGAACTACGCCAGCTCCGAGCAGGCGGCCTCCGAGGTGGTCGCCGCGATCGAGGCCGCCGGCGGCCAGGCCTGGAGCCATCGCGCCGATGTGGCCGATGAGGTCCAGGTCGAGGCGATGGTCAGGGCGGTGCTCGAGCGGGAAGGCCGGATCGATGTGCTGGTCAACAACGCCGGCATCACTCGCGATGGCCTGCTGATGCGGATGAAGACCGCCGACTGGCAGAGCGTCATCGATCTCAATCTCACCGGCGTCTTCCTGTGCACCCGGGCCGTCAGCAAGCCGATGCTCAAGGCGCGCAGCGGCCGCATCATCAACATCACATCGGTGGTGGCCCTGATGGGCAATGCCGGCCAGGCGAACTACAGCGCCGCCAAGGCGGGCCTGCTGGGACTCACCCGCAGCAATGCCGCCGAGTTCGCCTCCCGCGGTGTCACCGTCAACGCGGTGGCTCCCGGCTTCATCGAGAGCGACATGACCGCCGAGCTCGACAAGGAGCCGATCCTCGCCGCGATTCCCCTTGGGAGAATGGGCAGCGCCGCTGAGGTGGCGGGCGCCGTGCGTTTCCTGGCGGCCGATCCCGCGGCGGCCTACATCACCGGGCAGGTGCTGCAGGTGGATGGCGGCATGGTGATGCGCTGA
- the groL gene encoding chaperonin GroEL (60 kDa chaperone family; promotes refolding of misfolded polypeptides especially under stressful conditions; forms two stacked rings of heptamers to form a barrel-shaped 14mer; ends can be capped by GroES; misfolded proteins enter the barrel where they are refolded when GroES binds), which translates to MAKLIRFSDHSRDALEKGVNALAEAVKVTIGPRGRNVVLEKKYGAPDIVNDGVTIAREIELEDPFENLGAKLIQQVASKTKDSAGDGTTTATVLAQAMVQEGLRNVAAGANPVELRRGMERAAARVVAGIAEHSVSVAGDAIRQVATVSSGNDEEVGRMIAAAMEKVSADGVITVEESNSLATELEITEGMAFDRGYASPYFVTDQERRECVFDNPLLLITDRKISVVADLVPVLEAVSRSGRPLVILAEEIEGEALATLVVNKTRGVLQVAAVRAPGFGDRRKAMLEDIAVLTGAQVIAEDRALTLEKATLADLGSAHRITISKDETTIVADDSRRAAVADRVASIKRERDNTDSDYDREKLSERIAKLAGGVAVIKVGAPTETELRNRKLRIEDALNATRAAVEEGIVAGGGTTLLQLADGLGSLAQELHGDQRTGVEIVQRALSAPVRQIAHNSGANGDVVVEQIRQSGQGFNALSGRCEDLLAAGIVDAAKVVRLGLQDAVSIASLLITTECVIADNPEPAAPAAPDGGMGGMGGMGGMGGMGGMGMPGMM; encoded by the coding sequence ATGGCCAAGCTGATCCGCTTCTCCGATCACTCGCGCGATGCCCTTGAGAAGGGCGTCAATGCCCTGGCCGAGGCGGTCAAGGTGACGATCGGCCCGCGCGGCCGCAACGTGGTGCTCGAGAAGAAGTACGGCGCCCCCGACATCGTCAACGACGGCGTCACCATCGCCCGCGAGATCGAGCTGGAGGATCCCTTCGAGAACCTCGGAGCCAAGCTGATCCAGCAGGTGGCCTCCAAGACCAAGGACAGCGCCGGTGACGGCACCACCACCGCCACGGTTCTGGCTCAGGCGATGGTGCAGGAGGGCCTGCGCAATGTGGCAGCCGGCGCCAATCCCGTCGAGCTGCGCCGCGGCATGGAGCGGGCGGCCGCCCGCGTCGTGGCGGGCATCGCCGAGCATTCCGTCAGCGTCGCCGGTGACGCGATCCGGCAGGTGGCCACCGTCAGTTCCGGCAACGACGAGGAGGTGGGCCGCATGATCGCCGCCGCCATGGAGAAGGTGAGCGCCGATGGCGTGATCACCGTGGAGGAGTCCAACTCGCTGGCGACCGAGCTGGAGATCACCGAGGGGATGGCCTTCGATCGTGGCTACGCATCCCCCTATTTCGTCACCGACCAGGAGCGGCGCGAGTGCGTGTTCGACAACCCGCTGCTGCTGATCACCGACCGCAAGATCAGTGTTGTGGCCGATCTGGTGCCGGTGCTGGAGGCGGTCTCGCGCAGCGGCCGGCCGCTGGTGATCCTCGCCGAGGAGATCGAGGGTGAGGCCCTGGCCACCCTGGTGGTCAACAAGACCCGCGGCGTGCTCCAGGTGGCCGCCGTCCGTGCCCCGGGCTTCGGCGACCGCCGCAAGGCGATGCTTGAGGACATCGCCGTGCTCACCGGTGCCCAGGTGATCGCCGAGGATCGCGCTCTCACCCTGGAGAAGGCCACCCTGGCCGACCTCGGCAGCGCCCACCGGATCACGATCAGCAAGGACGAGACCACAATCGTCGCCGATGACAGCCGCCGCGCCGCCGTCGCCGACCGGGTGGCCTCGATCAAGCGCGAACGCGACAACACCGACTCGGACTACGACCGCGAAAAACTCAGCGAGCGCATCGCCAAGCTGGCCGGCGGTGTGGCGGTGATCAAGGTGGGGGCCCCCACCGAGACCGAGCTCCGCAACCGCAAACTGCGTATCGAGGACGCCCTCAACGCCACACGGGCCGCCGTCGAGGAGGGCATCGTCGCCGGTGGCGGCACCACCCTGCTGCAGCTGGCCGATGGGCTGGGCTCCCTCGCCCAGGAGCTGCACGGTGACCAGCGCACCGGTGTTGAGATCGTTCAGCGCGCCCTCAGCGCCCCGGTCCGGCAGATCGCCCACAACAGCGGCGCCAACGGGGATGTCGTCGTCGAGCAGATCCGTCAGAGCGGTCAGGGCTTCAACGCCCTCAGCGGCCGTTGCGAGGATCTTCTCGCCGCAGGGATCGTCGATGCCGCCAAGGTGGTGCGCCTCGGTCTCCAGGATGCGGTCTCGATCGCGTCGCTGCTGATCACCACGGAGTGCGTCATCGCTGACAATCCCGAGCCGGCGGCACCAGCAGCCCCCGATGGCGGCATGGGAGGGATGGGTGGAATGGGAGGCATGGGTGGCATGGGTGGCATGGGCATGCCCGGCATGATGTGA
- a CDS encoding N-acetylmannosamine-6-phosphate 2-epimerase has translation MPTHSTRLSREQLRGGLIVSVQAPEGSPMRDPEVIAAMAQASLNNGAAGVRLESPEHIAAVRRRCPEALIVGLWKRTYPESSVYITPGWDEIQAVWSAGADVVALDATERPRPNGETLADLIGRARGELGAVLMADVASVAQGLQAAEWGCDWVGTTLFGYTESTRTLRPPAWELLQPLRQNLPGAVTLICEGGIASAQDARRALESGADAVVVGTAITGVDLQVAAYRSAMDVAGA, from the coding sequence ATGCCGACACACTCCACCCGGCTCAGCCGTGAGCAGCTCAGGGGCGGCCTCATCGTCTCGGTCCAGGCCCCGGAGGGTTCGCCGATGCGCGATCCCGAGGTCATCGCCGCCATGGCCCAGGCCAGCCTGAACAACGGCGCCGCCGGAGTGCGCCTGGAAAGCCCCGAACACATCGCGGCGGTCCGACGCCGCTGCCCGGAGGCCCTGATCGTGGGGCTGTGGAAGCGCACCTATCCCGAGAGTTCCGTCTACATCACCCCCGGCTGGGATGAGATCCAGGCCGTGTGGTCAGCGGGGGCCGATGTGGTGGCCCTGGATGCCACCGAGCGCCCGAGGCCGAACGGTGAGACGCTGGCGGATCTGATCGGACGGGCCCGGGGAGAGCTCGGGGCGGTGCTCATGGCCGACGTGGCCAGCGTCGCGCAGGGCCTCCAGGCAGCCGAATGGGGCTGCGACTGGGTCGGCACCACCCTGTTCGGCTACACCGAATCCACCCGCACGCTCCGACCGCCGGCCTGGGAGCTGCTGCAGCCGTTGCGCCAGAATCTTCCCGGGGCGGTGACCCTGATCTGTGAAGGGGGGATCGCCTCGGCCCAGGACGCCCGACGCGCCCTTGAGAGCGGCGCCGATGCTGTGGTGGTGGGCACGGCGATCACCGGAGTGGATCTGCAGGTGGCTGCCTATCGGAGCGCGATGGACGTTGCGGGGGCCTGA
- a CDS encoding potassium channel protein: protein MTRLTRRWNPRRPPPTSRSRRPWLMPLAALALVVNLSALGYRITEGWDWGDCYWMVAITIPTIGYGEVQPLTHAGRWVTVFSVVGGLFVVQLTIQSLLGLSETGYFRRLRQRRFLDWLRTMQDHVILCGYGRIGREIASQLTREGVPLLIVEMDPERRDAAEEKGLPVLMADATLDETLLEAGILRCRSLVAALPNDASNLYVVLSARSIAPAIRLIARSDSEEAERKLRQAGADRVISPYVAGGRTMAATALRPLSVDFMDLLAGSDCEVEEFQLSEDPARLGAINGRTLQELHLKRHTGALVLAVRNPEPAPANPYSYRGSSYVKTGPELIANPGGDVRVMPGQLMVVLGSKEQLARFRALLGPAVVEEKPMLA, encoded by the coding sequence ATGACGCGGTTGACGCGCCGCTGGAACCCCCGCAGGCCCCCGCCGACCAGCCGCTCCCGCCGCCCATGGCTGATGCCGCTGGCGGCCCTGGCCCTGGTGGTGAACCTCAGCGCTCTCGGCTACCGGATCACCGAAGGCTGGGACTGGGGGGACTGCTACTGGATGGTGGCGATCACCATCCCCACCATCGGGTATGGCGAGGTGCAACCGCTCACCCACGCCGGCCGCTGGGTGACCGTGTTCTCGGTGGTGGGTGGTCTGTTCGTGGTGCAGCTCACGATTCAGAGCCTGCTGGGACTTTCGGAGACGGGCTATTTCCGGCGGCTCCGTCAGCGCCGTTTTCTCGACTGGTTACGCACGATGCAGGACCATGTGATTCTCTGCGGCTACGGCCGCATCGGCCGTGAGATCGCCAGCCAGCTGACCCGCGAGGGTGTGCCGCTGCTGATCGTGGAGATGGATCCGGAGCGGCGGGATGCCGCCGAGGAGAAGGGCCTGCCGGTGCTGATGGCGGACGCCACCCTCGATGAGACCCTGCTGGAGGCCGGCATCCTGCGTTGTCGCAGCCTGGTGGCGGCCCTCCCCAACGACGCCTCCAACCTCTACGTGGTGCTCAGCGCCCGCTCGATTGCCCCTGCCATCCGCCTGATCGCCCGCTCGGACAGTGAGGAGGCGGAGCGCAAGCTGCGTCAGGCCGGTGCCGACAGGGTGATCAGCCCCTATGTGGCCGGAGGGCGCACCATGGCCGCCACCGCTCTGAGGCCCCTGTCGGTGGATTTCATGGATCTGCTGGCCGGCTCCGACTGTGAGGTGGAGGAGTTCCAGCTCAGCGAAGATCCCGCCAGGCTGGGGGCGATCAATGGACGCACCCTGCAGGAGCTGCATCTCAAGCGCCACACCGGTGCCCTGGTGCTGGCGGTCCGCAATCCGGAGCCGGCCCCGGCCAATCCCTATTCCTATCGGGGCAGCAGCTATGTCAAGACGGGCCCCGAACTGATCGCCAATCCCGGCGGTGACGTCAGGGTGATGCCGGGCCAGCTGATGGTGGTGCTCGGCAGCAAGGAACAACTGGCCCGCTTCCGCGCCCTGCTCGGTCCGGCGGTGGTGGAGGAGAAGCCGATGCTGGCCTGA
- a CDS encoding ABC transporter permease, whose amino-acid sequence MTSASPSLAPLSDAAELPQSAFAEISQETLALTRRLFVQLARRPSTLVAGVLQPLIWLILFGALFANAPAGLLPGGMSYGRFLGAGVIVFTAFSGALNAGLPLMFDREFGFLNRLLVAPLRARSSIVLASVLYITSLSLVQSLAILLTAAALGYGWPGAAGLVLVLVTLLLLVFAVTALSLGLAFALPGHIELIAVIFVANLPLLFASTALAPISFMPPWLGWLAALNPLTFAIEPIRAAYSGPFHLSDVVLNAPYGDLTAATCLGILALLAMGLFLAIRPLLDRKLS is encoded by the coding sequence ATGACGAGCGCCTCCCCCAGCCTTGCCCCCCTGTCGGACGCCGCAGAGCTGCCGCAGTCGGCCTTCGCGGAGATCAGCCAGGAAACGCTGGCACTGACGCGCAGGCTCTTCGTCCAGCTCGCACGGCGACCCTCGACCCTGGTGGCCGGCGTGCTGCAGCCGCTGATCTGGCTGATCCTGTTCGGCGCCCTGTTCGCCAACGCCCCGGCCGGTCTGCTGCCCGGCGGCATGAGCTATGGACGCTTCCTCGGGGCCGGCGTGATCGTGTTCACCGCCTTCAGCGGCGCCCTCAACGCCGGCCTGCCGCTGATGTTCGATCGGGAATTCGGCTTCCTCAACCGGCTGCTGGTGGCGCCCCTGCGCGCCCGCAGCTCGATCGTTCTGGCCTCGGTGCTCTACATCACCAGCCTCAGCCTGGTGCAGAGCCTGGCGATCCTGCTCACCGCCGCCGCCCTCGGCTACGGCTGGCCAGGGGCCGCCGGGCTGGTGCTCGTTCTGGTCACCCTGCTGCTGCTGGTGTTCGCCGTCACCGCCCTGAGCCTCGGTCTGGCCTTCGCCCTTCCGGGTCATATCGAACTGATCGCGGTGATCTTCGTGGCGAACCTGCCCCTGCTGTTCGCCAGCACCGCCCTGGCGCCGATTTCCTTCATGCCCCCCTGGTTGGGCTGGCTCGCGGCCCTGAATCCCCTTACCTTCGCGATCGAACCCATCCGCGCCGCCTACAGCGGTCCGTTCCACCTCAGCGATGTGGTGCTGAACGCCCCGTACGGCGACCTCACGGCCGCCACCTGCCTCGGCATCCTGGCGTTGCTGGCCATGGGCCTGTTCCTCGCGATCCGCCCCCTGCTGGACCGCAAACTCTCCTGA
- the ispD gene encoding 2-C-methyl-D-erythritol 4-phosphate cytidylyltransferase: MHLLIVAAGSGRRMGAAANKLLLPLLGRPVLAWTLEAALASEAIRWIGIVGQPVDEQAVAAIVAASGADRPVQWILGGETRQESVRRGLAALPAQAAGVLIHDGARCLVEPSLFARCAEAVARGESVIAATPVTDTIKQVDADGRIHATPDRQGLWAAQTPQGFPVEALVDAHARAEAEGWSVTDDASLFERLGLPVRVLEAPPSNIKLTTPIDLTLAEAVLTVRNEITARD; this comes from the coding sequence GTGCATCTGCTGATCGTCGCCGCCGGCAGCGGCCGCCGCATGGGTGCGGCCGCCAACAAGCTGCTGCTGCCGCTGCTGGGCCGCCCCGTGCTGGCCTGGACCCTGGAAGCCGCCCTGGCCAGCGAGGCGATCCGCTGGATCGGCATCGTCGGCCAGCCCGTGGATGAACAGGCGGTGGCGGCGATCGTGGCGGCCTCCGGTGCCGACAGGCCTGTGCAGTGGATCCTCGGCGGAGAAACGCGCCAGGAGTCGGTGCGCCGCGGTCTGGCAGCCCTGCCGGCACAGGCCGCTGGGGTGCTGATCCACGACGGCGCACGCTGCCTGGTGGAACCCTCTCTGTTCGCGCGCTGCGCCGAGGCGGTGGCCCGGGGCGAGTCGGTGATCGCCGCCACCCCTGTGACCGACACGATCAAGCAGGTGGATGCTGACGGCAGGATCCACGCCACGCCGGATCGCCAGGGTCTGTGGGCGGCACAGACCCCCCAGGGCTTTCCGGTCGAGGCTCTCGTCGACGCCCATGCCCGGGCCGAAGCCGAAGGCTGGAGCGTCACCGACGACGCCTCCCTGTTCGAGCGGCTGGGGCTGCCGGTGCGGGTGCTGGAGGCGCCGCCGTCCAACATCAAGCTCACGACACCGATCGACCTGACCCTCGCCGAGGCGGTGCTGACGGTCCGAAACGAGATCACAGCAAGAGACTGA
- a CDS encoding glycosyltransferase family 9 protein, which translates to MRALFLIPGDELSQVQALPAAAAVASQLGFALQVACAPALAPLWKLLPAVEKTIPFDFRNASLADWANLLGSVREPDFQVCINLARGRQVDLMLSMSHIPTRIAAAGFSATSRVAPTDAGWPAQALQAYLQPIGVTLAADAFRLALPPELLREAQASLPAGDGPMLLLAPAGVPGDWPAEQWQRLPQRIRSTLPGLRSLELPPATAATALRRAALVAASDVVLASDPLSEELALLCGVPLVALGREDDSLPRRDGVKGLTSRSGLGALSSDDVLAALGLA; encoded by the coding sequence ATGCGTGCGCTCTTTCTGATCCCGGGAGATGAGCTCAGTCAGGTGCAGGCCCTGCCCGCGGCCGCGGCGGTGGCCAGCCAGCTCGGCTTCGCGCTGCAGGTGGCCTGTGCGCCGGCGCTGGCGCCGCTGTGGAAGCTGCTTCCCGCTGTCGAGAAGACCATTCCCTTCGACTTCCGCAACGCCAGCCTGGCCGACTGGGCCAACCTGCTGGGCTCGGTCCGGGAGCCCGATTTTCAGGTCTGCATCAATCTGGCCCGTGGCCGCCAGGTGGATCTGATGCTCTCGATGAGCCATATCCCCACCCGCATCGCCGCCGCTGGCTTCTCCGCCACCAGCAGGGTGGCTCCGACCGACGCGGGATGGCCGGCCCAGGCCCTGCAGGCCTATCTGCAGCCGATCGGCGTGACCCTGGCGGCCGACGCCTTTCGCCTCGCGCTGCCCCCGGAACTGTTGCGTGAGGCCCAGGCCAGCCTGCCCGCCGGCGACGGGCCGATGCTGTTGCTCGCCCCCGCCGGCGTGCCCGGCGACTGGCCGGCGGAGCAATGGCAGCGGCTCCCGCAGCGCATCCGCTCCACCCTGCCGGGGCTGCGCAGCCTGGAGCTGCCGCCGGCGACGGCCGCCACGGCCCTGCGCCGTGCCGCCCTGGTGGCGGCCAGCGATGTGGTGCTCGCCAGCGATCCGCTCAGCGAGGAGCTGGCCCTCCTCTGTGGTGTGCCGCTGGTGGCCCTGGGCCGCGAGGACGACAGCCTCCCGCGTCGGGACGGAGTAAAAGGACTCACATCCCGCAGTGGCCTGGGTGCCCTCAGCAGCGACGACGTTCTCGCCGCCCTCGGCCTGGCCTGA